In Variovorax paradoxus, a single genomic region encodes these proteins:
- the proX gene encoding glycine betaine/L-proline ABC transporter substrate-binding protein ProX, with product MTKKTSLIARGLLALAFVACGATALATGNDLPGKGVTVLPLKSSLAEEAFQTLLVMRALEKLGYTVEPMKDLEPATEHLAIANGDATFMTNHWSLLHADFYKNSGGDAKLWRKGVYSDGAVQGYLIDRKTAEQYGITSIAQLKDPAIAKLFDADGDGKADLTGCNPGWGCELAIENHLTAYQLRDTVTHKQGSYAALMADTIARFKQEKPVLYYTWTPYWVSAVLRPGADVVWLQVPFSSSQGDAGNVDTQLPNGKNYGFQANQEQIVANRAFVEKNPAAGKLFEVMKLPISDINAQNLRMSQGANTQQDVERHTDGWIKAHQELFDGWIAQARAAAAP from the coding sequence ATGACGAAGAAAACCAGTCTCATCGCACGCGGCCTGCTGGCCCTGGCCTTCGTGGCCTGCGGCGCCACGGCCCTGGCCACGGGCAACGACCTGCCCGGCAAGGGCGTGACCGTGCTGCCGCTGAAAAGCTCGCTGGCCGAGGAGGCCTTCCAGACGCTGCTGGTGATGCGCGCGCTCGAGAAGCTCGGCTACACCGTCGAGCCCATGAAAGACCTGGAGCCCGCCACCGAGCACCTGGCCATCGCCAACGGCGACGCCACTTTCATGACCAACCACTGGAGCCTGCTGCATGCCGACTTCTACAAGAACAGCGGCGGCGATGCCAAGCTGTGGCGCAAGGGCGTGTACTCCGACGGCGCGGTGCAGGGCTACCTGATCGACCGCAAGACGGCCGAGCAATACGGCATCACCAGCATCGCCCAGCTGAAGGACCCGGCCATCGCCAAGCTGTTCGACGCGGACGGCGACGGCAAGGCCGACCTCACGGGCTGCAACCCCGGCTGGGGCTGCGAGCTGGCCATCGAGAACCACCTGACGGCCTACCAGCTGCGCGACACCGTCACCCACAAGCAAGGCAGCTACGCCGCGCTGATGGCCGACACCATCGCCCGCTTCAAGCAGGAAAAGCCGGTGCTGTACTACACGTGGACGCCCTACTGGGTCAGCGCCGTGCTGCGCCCGGGGGCGGACGTGGTGTGGCTGCAGGTGCCCTTCTCTTCGTCGCAGGGCGACGCCGGCAACGTCGACACCCAGTTGCCGAACGGCAAGAACTACGGCTTCCAGGCCAACCAGGAGCAGATCGTGGCCAACCGGGCCTTCGTCGAGAAGAACCCGGCCGCGGGCAAGCTGTTCGAGGTCATGAAGCTGCCGATCAGCGACATCAACGCGCAGAACCTGCGCATGAGCCAGGGCGCGAACACGCAGCAGGACGTGGAACGGCACACCGACGGGTGGATCAAGGCGCACCAGGAGCTGTTCGACGGGTGGATCGCCCAGGCGCGGGCCGCGGCGGCTCCCTAG